The nucleotide window GACAAGTCAATTTCCTCAGCAGTCCAAAAACTAGCTTCCATCATTTTATATCTCTCCCAAATGTCATGATGTTTAATTGGGAAAATCACGAAACGATTCTTGTTTTCTTGTAAAATAGGTTCTATTTGAGACATTTGGCTTTATTTATTTATTTTGATTTTATACTTAAAATGTATCCTAAAAGTGAATTACAAAGATTATGAATTAATGCGGTTATTAAAAGTCAAACTTATTCACAATACCCCTTAGTTTTTAACAACGAATCAAAATCAGGAACGCTTTTCATAAAAAAATTATCTTGCTGATTTTCAGAAATTTAATTCTATTAAATTTCTTTAAACTCCCATAAAACAAAGGATTTTTAAAAATTAAGAAAAGTGTTTTTTTTACGCTTTTTTACAAACCGTTTTTTAAGTCTTCGGCTACTTTTTCAAGTTCCATATACCAATCTTCACCAAAGCGGCGAACAAGGGCTTCCTTAACAAATTTATACACGGGAACTTCGAGTTCTTGCCCTAAAGAACAGGCGGCATCACAAATATCCCATTTGTCATAATTGACAGCTGCAAACTCCGTAAAATCTTTAACTCGTATTGGATACAAATGGCAGGAAACAGGTTTTTTCCAATCTACTATACCTTGATTATAGGCTTGCTCTATTCCACAAAGTGCGGTTTTCCCGTCAAAAATGACGTAAGCACAATCTTTGTTGTCAATTAGAGGTGTTTCAAGATCTCCATCGATTCCTGTTACCCAAGTTCCCTGAGCTTCGATAGCTTCGATCCCCTCTTTTCTCAAAAATGGTTTTACTTTCGGATATATTTCCTCCAATATTTTTGTTTCTGCCAAACTCAATGGTGCTCCCGCATCGCCATCGACACAACAAGCTCCTTTGCAGGCTGACAAATTACAGACAAATTCTTTTTCGAGTATATCCTCTGAGACTATGGTTTTTCCTAATTGAAACATTTTGCAAAGGTAACCAAACATTCAAGAAATAAAAAAAAGTCCTAAACATAAGTCTCAAAAACGGGATAATTAACACTTTGCAACTATTTTACTTACACAAATTTGTCGTTCCAATATGACTCTAATAATTTTCCTCTTCATTTTTCTTTCATCCTATATTTCTAATCTTTACAAATTTACCATTTGATTTTCAATAATTTAAACACATTAACTTTTGATTGACCTATTTTACAATGTTACAAATCAAACAAACTATATTGATTTTTGATAGAAATATAAAATAAGCGTATTTTTGCAAACTGATTTATTCATCCAAAACAAACACCTATGACAGATTTTAATTTAAAAGAAATAATAACGGTAGGAATGGTACTTTTTGCAGTCATTGACATCGTTGGATCTATCCCTATTATAGTAGGACTAAGGGCCAAACATGGACATATCGAATCTGAAAAAGCGGCTTTGGTAGCCGGATTAATCATGATATTATTTTTATTTATAGGTGAAGAATTTTTAAGCCTAATCGGAATTGATGTACACTCCTTTGCGGTGGCGGGTTCTTTTGTATTGTTCTTCCTAGCCTTGGAAATGATTTTGGGTATCCGTATTTATCGGGACGAAGAAGCGAGTTCTGCTTCAATTGTACCACTTGCCTTCCCTTTGATTGCCGGGGCAGGAACAATGACCACTCTACTTTCGCTGCGTTCCCAGTTTCACACCTTGAATATTGTCCTTGCCATTATTCTAAATATCGTATTGGTCTATATTGTACTGAAATCATCAGGAAAAATCGAGAAAATGCTAGGACAAAACGGACTTGGAGTAATTCGTAAGACTTTTGGTGTTGTCCTTTTGGCAATAGCTGTTAAATTATTTGCCGCTAATGTTAAAGGTTTGTTTGTCTAAAGAAAAAAATTATAATTTTACCCCCTAAATATTTATGTGTTAAAGATTACGGCTCTTTTTCAGCCATTTTAATTTCAAAATTTGACTCTAAAAATCTTTAACATTTTAATAAAAATTAAACCTATGAAAATTTTCACTAACATTTTAGTGTTTTTAGCAGTTGCGCTTCTTATTTTCAACATTACCTTAATTGATTTTCAAAATCCATTCAAAGGAGACAGTATGATAGCGTCTGTTGGTGTAGTCGCTTCATTTTGCGCAGTATTAATTCTTCTAATTTTTAGAATGTCTAAAAAGATAGTTGAAAAAATGAATGACAAAGCATAACTGTGTTTGACGTATTAATTATAGGCGGTGGCGTTTCCGGTATATCATGCGCCATGGTATTGGGATCTGCCAAGAACAAAGCATTTGTTTCGTCTAAGAAAATCGGAATTTTTACACATCAAAAGACTTCCTCACTGCAAGAAGCTCTTTTCAATAATGCATACGGAATTCCTCCTGGAAAATTAGGTTCGGAATTGCTGATTGAAAGTGTTGAGCATTTAAACAACACTTACCCTCATATCACTCAAATACCCGATGAAAAAGTATTAAAAATCGAGGGGCAATATCCCGAATTTACTGTTATCACTAACAAAAACACTTACAAAACAGCCAATATCGTTGTTGGAATAGGTTCTGCCAATACTTTTGCTGTTGAAGGTTTACTCCAATTTGTAGAACCTCACAAAAAAGCACTTCCCGAAAAACAAAGAATACAACTCAAAAACGTAGACCATAAAGTGGCCGAAGGTATTTATGTTATAGGAACTCTCGCGGGATGGAGAAGCCAACTGGCAATTGCTGCCGGTAGTGGTGCTGCCGTAGCTACAGATTTGCTTACTTTGTGGAATGATGGCATCCAGACTCATTCACACGACAGCATCCGATAATTTACAGTTATTCGATTTTATTTAACCGAAACAATCTCTTTCACTTTTATGTGATTTTCTGTTTCGGTTTTCCAGATTTCACCTTTCAGAGAAACTTCTTCGCCTTCTTTTAGTTGTTTGTAGTTTTGAGGTCCTCCAACATTTACGGTACTGATTGTGGCAAAATAAACTTCGTTCTTCGCAGTATTAATTTTTGCCGTATAGCCATCTTTTCCAAACGCTACAGCTACCACTTTCCCTGAAATTGTATTTTTATCTTTCATACAAGCACAGGAAACCACAAAAGTCAAAAGCATAAAAAAAACTGAAAATCGGATTGTATTTTTCATATTTACATTTTCTCCCAAATACTCATATTATTTTTTTGGATTCAAAATCCTTTTTATCATAGCATCTTCTTTCAAAACCATTTCATAATAATACACATCGCCGTACAATTGTCTTGCAAACTCTGCATTAACATATCGTTTCACCAATGGTTTGTATTTGGACAAATCGACTTCCAAACCGTTTTTAGACAAGTATTTTTGAAAAGCGGTAAAATATAAATCGGTGGCGTTGATTTTTCCCTTAAACTGATCGAAAGTCAATTTTGCAAATGCATTTCGCTCTTTATCCAAT belongs to Flavobacterium aquiphilum and includes:
- a CDS encoding DUF3109 family protein, which produces MFQLGKTIVSEDILEKEFVCNLSACKGACCVDGDAGAPLSLAETKILEEIYPKVKPFLRKEGIEAIEAQGTWVTGIDGDLETPLIDNKDCAYVIFDGKTALCGIEQAYNQGIVDWKKPVSCHLYPIRVKDFTEFAAVNYDKWDICDAACSLGQELEVPVYKFVKEALVRRFGEDWYMELEKVAEDLKNGL
- a CDS encoding MarC family protein codes for the protein MTDFNLKEIITVGMVLFAVIDIVGSIPIIVGLRAKHGHIESEKAALVAGLIMILFLFIGEEFLSLIGIDVHSFAVAGSFVLFFLALEMILGIRIYRDEEASSASIVPLAFPLIAGAGTMTTLLSLRSQFHTLNIVLAIILNIVLVYIVLKSSGKIEKMLGQNGLGVIRKTFGVVLLAIAVKLFAANVKGLFV
- a CDS encoding FAD-dependent oxidoreductase, translated to MFDVLIIGGGVSGISCAMVLGSAKNKAFVSSKKIGIFTHQKTSSLQEALFNNAYGIPPGKLGSELLIESVEHLNNTYPHITQIPDEKVLKIEGQYPEFTVITNKNTYKTANIVVGIGSANTFAVEGLLQFVEPHKKALPEKQRIQLKNVDHKVAEGIYVIGTLAGWRSQLAIAAGSGAAVATDLLTLWNDGIQTHSHDSIR